The Paramisgurnus dabryanus chromosome 24, PD_genome_1.1, whole genome shotgun sequence genome contains the following window.
agagaatgaaaaaccatttttaccttgtctttgttgaataatggtagtctacccacattcacaaacatacaaaaagttctagacatgctaaacatctcagtctcatagtaattcctcttttagaaatgtcagccagaaaacggcccaatctgaaaaactgatgcttatgacatcacaggcatctaactgcccctccactttaaaataattggctacattttttgagtggcagcaaagtcagccaatcatgaatgagattgcaagttaatccagtagggggagccaaataggtgcaaaaccacttgtttaaaatcccccaccctaatagagctatctgagagaggtttttaggaagcttctaaggcattacagacccaaacaaacattttttgtctacatgtcacatcacagaacaaggattaATACCcggttcaatcattctatgtcacctttaaggaaaattatgtagactagtcatttaagtttaatgttctaatgatcagcctactcATTTGTAtatcccacagctgacatggaacgaTATTTATCAGTTCGGGAACTTCATTTGTGGTTTTGACCGGTTTAGGAAGGTCAGttttagggttgaaccgaaaaccagaaacattaaaatactgtttctgttcggaacgaaCCAATTGGGGAAAAAATCTGGTTCATAGCCCAGCAAAATACGATGATTCACCACTAGGGGAGTTGTAAAAAAGTGTAAATTGTTTGGCCAGaactgcttttacactattttgaccagaaGGTGTCGCCGgcgtgtgtggtgtttcgaagtttgagttcaaaaaaataaaatggcggccaagaaaGTGGCTgtagcacaaatttagtgtaagttacattttatttacacttttttttacaccttttgattgcatttctaatgagaaattagtattgtagtttgaAAAAATGTGATTAGTTATCGCAAAGGTTCTCTCCGTTTATTTTAAACAGAATTCTGTTATGCTGCCTATAAAGTCTGTCAGAATGCATTTCCCAGAGCTGCCGTCATGCTGTCGAAGTCATTGCCTTGTGAGCCAGCAAGGAAACAAGTCAGATGCATAAGCGTTTGGGGTGTGGTGACGAAATACTGTGTGTATTTGTGCTGTGCCATAGAGTGTAAAAAAATGGACGACGCAACGTCGCTTCCTTCCATCTGATTAAACttaagactcttcagagatatgaaggatgtaataccaCTCTGTAGGTACGTCAGATAAGAAGTCGACTGATTTATCGGCCGGGCCGATAATTTGGCCGATTTTTGGCGTATTTAAAAAACCCCCGCTTTGGCCGATTTTGCTGCAAAATGAGGTCGAGTAATAGGCAGGCGCATCTGCGGGCACCTAAGCATTTTTGTAGAACTCGTGACGCCGCCTCTTGCCGCCTCTTGCTGCAGCTTGCTGGCGCTGTGTGTGTGAGACTCTGCAGCCATGCCTTGTTAACAAACAGCTTTAGTAAACAATGCAGGGATCGCGCGAATTAAGCAGCCAGTACAACGGCGTGACGGGCTTATGTCTCGCTGTGCACCGTCCATGCGGTCACAAAGATTGGGCTCATTTCATATGATTAATGAGTGATGatctttgtttgtgtgacaaAGTGAACAGAGCAAGCACCCTTTCTGTctttaaacttattttcctgCTTTAAACTGTCTCTCTGCTCTCTCCCTCACTCatactcaaaacaaaactgacacgatggcgaaaggtcggaaaaccaaatcatatccaggaaatgaggaaatgtttttttgtgttttgttacagtaaagggctcgttatagtcgtgcgtaggtcctacggcgtaaccgatacggcgtaggttccgcgtcggttttcatttatacttttgcgtcgtcctccgcgtcgacgtgcaaacacacccgCAAActgctggtaggcagtatccacgcgtgtaaccacagtagcagctcgaccgtcagagaagaagcttggcaagttaacccacaaacgaagaagaaatagcaacttgttgtgtatgatttgagaagaccagcaatgatggaagtaaataaacagcgacttttgttgcagtttgaggtaaatcactcctcaacttggctcatctttgttttcaccgtcacaaacggaaatacctatgatgcagtttttttacctgacgggagggttTCTGGtcgaccaatcacagcgcttgcggtccgcgtagatctgacgcgctgttaaattTTTTGTAAGGTGCgcatcaggctacgcagagctacgaacctacgcacgactataaatcgcccttaacaCTTTGGTTACAGTTTTGCGCTGCTCAGCCTGGATTAGAACACAATGCGTCCGATTCGCGAACTGACTCCTTTGAACAGATTCGTCTGAATGAAcggttgaaacaacagatctgtcCAACACTGATCTCACAAGACGTGACTGTCAGCACAATCAGTCACTCATAGCACCTCAGAAATGAGAAagtaaatgtgtttagaaagattTGCCCTACATAACAGTCTAAACTAAAAAAACTTAGATGTTTACaatgttaactttatgatgattaaataatttatcaggTCTACCAAAGAAGGACTTTATCCTACaaagtagggctgggcgatttGTCCCCCTAAAaaaatctgtgatttataaaaaacttgattttcGATTCGATTTTTCCTCGcccccatttaaaacaaaataatttcagactgtatatatatttttattatatttaattaaaaagcaTCAACATGAAATGTAGGTAAATCCAAACCAACTACACACGACTTAAGTCGAAGGGCATTTTTTTCCTGCTCTCTTTCTCCGGCTGTTTTTGCCATGTTGTTTGTGTATGCATGCGCTGCCCTAATGTCCTGCTAATGATGAggacattttgattattatgtacaAATAGAAATTCGGCTAAACATATCGGCCAAGAAAATCGTCATCATATATAGGCCATCGGCTGCCCTGATTTTGAAATATCGGCATCGGTCAGAGAATGAAACATTGGTCGACCTCTACTCCAGATTAAAATGGGATTAGCAGAAACCGAGTGTCTAATGACCCTGCACATTCTCAAGTTCTGAGTGAGATGCACATGCACAGTCTAAAAAACTGATGATTTTGGATTTGTGAATAGACTTTATGATACACGTTTAGATATTTcctaaaataataatagtaaataaAGATTTACTAGTTACTTAATCTTTGTACTGAGAGTGTTATAGAAGTGAGTTTAATCTCTGAATCTTTCTGTTTGGATCTACAGGTGTTGTTACAGATGAGTCAGTGTCAGCGTATGAGGGAGATCCTGTTACTCTACACACTGATCTTACTAACATACAGAGAGATGATCTGATAGAATGGAGGTTTGGTGATCAACTGGATCGCATAGCTCAAATCAACAGGGAGGCTGATTTTATTAGAATATATGATAATGTACTTGATGGGAGATTCAGAGACAGACTGAAGCTGAACACTGAGAATGGAGATCTCACCATCACAAACATCACAACTCAACACACTGGACTTTATAAACTAGACATCAGCAACAGAGAGAAGATTACAACAAAGATATTCAGCGTTAGTGAGTATCTCAAGCTTtactttattaattatttataatatCGACATCATTATTCAGcatgataaataaaatttacagtaacaaataattgtaaatgtgatattaatgttttgtttaatgttaAAACATTGTGGTAAAATGATCTCATCAGTACAGTTAAAGTGGAAATGAAGCAGTCAGAcaagttaaatttttttagtaaatggatttagggctggaacgacgcgtcgacgtagtcgattacgtcgattacgtaattacgtcgatttgccggaaatgcgtcgatgcgtcgcactgtttacattttgaaatgaaggcggcttcagctccgaccgggtgatacaagtgttataccaaacagacagaatgcgatcaaaagtgtgggaatactttaagcagagaccaaataaaacacatactgtgtaaaactgaaatggcataccacagcagcgcaacacctgtgtatgatcatcttaaaagaaaacCTGGGGCTCTCCGACCTCAAAATGACGAGACGTCAGCGTAAGAATTTgaactattacagtaagtttttatacttactctataaacaatagaatcaatacatattgtgcttaatacagctgcgtttacatcttcgtttaatacgagctgcgagacgcctgacagacgcgacattgcatcgcttctgggcagtatgttgaaacagtaaataaagagcaggacatgtttttatattaagaagttttgaaataataagttactgtcacattgagaactgataggcatgtgcccgcgtgcactgaaagccagctggcagtCTGGAGTTCCCAATGAACATCTTTTTTGCgaatatgtgcgcagatattacagaagctcgtcttgtaaggtattcctgacatgcgtttatttaaagtaacagcagcgtaaacgctgtttataaaatattagaagatcatactaactgaacttgttttttacccggaacttaagaaaagttaaatgttaaagttaaatgagaatgcagtactactaatagtaataatattaacagtaataatataaccattacatcttatataagggttcatgaatcacaatgaacttatttttacttcagtctgaactaatgctgagttaatgcatgtactaataataaactaatgtttaaaatattaatatatgcctattttattgtttaaggtgaataatgcctcttttaaagtggcactgccactttatttttcatgttgaaaattttggtttgtgtgtttgtttaattaagaaaatgcttaaataaaatgttggcgttaatggcagatgttacatttattatttgttggggaattatatgtataaaaaaatcattagactattcgattaatcgaaaaaataatcgatagattaatcggttgaaaaaatagtcgatagttgcagctctaaATGGATTTCTACTCTACTTCTAAATATACAACAAATACTATACATGCATACATGTGTGACATCACTCTGCTGCAAGAGCCTTTCGAAAGCATAACAAGCAGTCTGCTCCGATCTcacaataattttattttatttgtcagTCGGTCTGTGAAGCACCACATGCAGTTGATACATGTATAAACAAGCGTCCTGAGATATGGATATAATTTAAAGCTATCTGTCTCGAGCAGAAAAGACAGAGGTGccattgagtgcgtttacatgcacagtcttacgccgattatgcttaataaactgataatgtgtggggtcatgtaaacgcgtaaatcggttttctttaatcagggaaagcccataaacggcgtaagcaaaaaccgatcggcacaggtagttttttgctcattacaccgatttcgcgtggcatgtaaacaccttaaccgggTTTCTCatggttttgtccatgtgcgcatgtctccgcgtatgaaagataaacgtcacacgcggaagtaagcgcaaagtaacgcataaaagtctccgctggactaaagcagttggcagagaaactgaaAATAGAAGcacatgttacatttacaggtgctgtagacacgagaagagatacaacagtacagcttaagacagatatgccgttggctttttgatcgactattatgtactataggtggtgacgtcactgcctgcgagaaaactgataattctccaagtcccatgtaaacgcagttgactgcatagccggcttgttgatttgcatgtaaacgcatgaaaacagttttctataataagcagatttttgatagttatccgcttattctgtgcatgtgaACGTACTCATTAATGTGTTCTTAATCTCTTTACTTCACCTTTACGTTTTAAATTTCCATTTAGTCTTGACTAACCATGCAATAGATTTAACAGATTTAGATGTTCTGCATCTCTTAATATATTTGGGCTTTTCAGAAAACATGTGTCAATGTTATAATTAGGAAGTATTCTAATGAGTGTCCACATGGCAAAAATATACAGCTATAGGATAATACGTGTTTTCAgttaacatttaatttatagCTACATTTAAGCAGAGACAATGAATGGGTTTTTGAAAAGAAGCCAAATCATCAACAATCAAATCCTGCTGACATATTCATCCGGACCACGTTTTTTGTGTCCGGTCACAGCTGCGCGCCCTGAGCGTACTATGTTAATTCGCGTTAGTAAATTATAGCCCAAAATATTCACCAAGTTGTCTATTTATAATGACAGagatattatatttaatttatttttatgagaCATTTTTAATTTCTGGAAATATTTAATACAGAATATGACAAATAATGCAGGATACCAAAAATTCGACATTTTGTTGATTTTGCGTTCTTCCACGATCGCGAACAACTGAAGGGACTGACTGGCAGCTGACATATAACTCCAGATTGTAAAATCAGTATTTTGTCTCTGTTAAGCCCTCAATTAAACTAATAAATGTGACCATTTAATGCATTAGATATGCTGTGGTCACTGCCAAGACGGACACAAATATGGCGGAAGTGAATAAAGAACATGTCCCTGTTTTCAGTGGTGTTTGCTTGTGTTTGGATCACTTGAGACTGATTTTAAGATTGAATGTGACGTCTCTATTCATCTTTTTTTATAACCTTTTGTTAATGTTTTAGATGTGTCTGTAGATACAGGAAAAGGAAAGACGTTGGAAGATTCTGTCATTCCACATAATAATGTTACCAATGTAAAAGTCAATGGTAAGTAGATCGCttcaaaataataaagataatttatcaaaattagCAATGTAGTTTTGATGAAACATTATACTAAAacaaatttatatattttaaccaATATCGCTCTCTCTGACACTACTATTTGACACTGGCTCTGAGGTATCTGTGTCTGATGGTCAAGAATgagattttatttgttttggatGGATCAAACCAACAGTGTTTGGTCTCGTGAatctattatttgtttattttattcatatgtattttttttgttgcaACGACCTAGGGAGCTAGGGAACTGATTGAAAGTCTTTAAAACAGTGTTTGTGCAGCTTAATGTATGACGCTTTCTTTGCAGTTTTTTCCAGTGCAACTGTACAGCTCAAGTGTCTTCCTTAGTCATTCATGATCAGTGGTTGAATGATACGTAAACGATACTAAATAGTAAAGGGTTACTGTTACTATACTAGTAGAATGTAAACAGTTTTCAAAAcaagaaagaactgttgtataaaatgTACGCAAATCTCATCTTACAACAACACTCAAATGTGATTTATTAAACtttgtatgtctctctctctctctctctctctctctctctctctctctctctctctctctctctccctctctctctctcagatgaTCAATCTTCTAGTAAGTCTTCAGGTGTTGTAGCAGGACTCTGTGTTTTTCTTCTTGTTCTTGTTTTTGCTCTTGCTCTCGCTATCTTTCTTTACCGACGTCTCTCAAGGACTACTAGGTAAGAAATATCTTCAGCTAATACAAGATTTATAT
Protein-coding sequences here:
- the LOC135721205 gene encoding uncharacterized protein, whose protein sequence is MWQKRKTDGNQPDIPISDTELKHQTYSKLKTTLLIISLLINGVVTDESVSAYEGDPVTLHTDLTNIQRDDLIEWRFGDQLDRIAQINREADFIRIYDNVLDGRFRDRLKLNTENGDLTITNITTQHTGLYKLDISNREKITTKIFSVNVSVDTGKGKTLEDSVIPHNNVTNVKVNDDQSSSKSSGVVAGLCVFLLVLVFALALAIFLYRRLSRTTRQRVSKDDETFQD